A part of Sulfuricurvum sp. genomic DNA contains:
- the galU gene encoding UTP--glucose-1-phosphate uridylyltransferase GalU encodes MIKKCLFPAAGYGTRFLPATKAMPKEMLPVLTKPLIQYGVEEAVEAGMNTMAIVTGRGKRALEDHFDVSYELEHQIRGTDKEHYLTEIRSLIDKCTFSYTRQNEMKGLGDAILSGETLIGNEPFAVILADDLCDGGDIGVLSQMVALYAKFKCSIVAIEEIDPSQTSRYGIIAGEEIAEGVYIISNMVEKPDPSVAPSNLAIIGRYILTPDIFRIIENTPAGKGGEIQITDALMTQAQNGMVLAYKFSGKRFDCGSVEGFVEATNYFFDKAKI; translated from the coding sequence ATGATTAAGAAATGTCTTTTTCCAGCGGCTGGCTATGGGACACGATTTTTACCTGCAACCAAAGCAATGCCAAAAGAGATGCTTCCGGTACTCACAAAACCCCTTATCCAGTATGGTGTTGAAGAGGCGGTTGAAGCAGGTATGAATACCATGGCAATCGTCACAGGCCGTGGTAAAAGAGCATTAGAAGATCACTTTGATGTCAGTTATGAGTTAGAACATCAAATTCGTGGAACTGATAAAGAACATTACCTCACAGAGATTCGCTCTCTCATTGATAAATGTACTTTTTCTTATACACGTCAAAATGAGATGAAAGGATTAGGAGATGCAATTCTAAGTGGAGAGACTCTTATCGGAAATGAACCGTTTGCTGTAATATTGGCAGATGATTTATGCGATGGAGGTGATATTGGGGTCCTTTCTCAGATGGTGGCACTCTATGCAAAATTTAAATGTTCCATCGTTGCGATTGAAGAGATTGATCCCAGTCAAACCAGCCGTTATGGTATCATTGCAGGCGAAGAGATTGCAGAGGGTGTTTATATAATCTCCAATATGGTAGAAAAACCTGATCCCTCTGTAGCACCCAGTAATCTTGCTATTATTGGACGATATATCCTCACACCTGACATCTTTCGTATTATCGAAAATACTCCGGCTGGTAAAGGTGGAGAGATCCAAATTACTGATGCGCTGATGACACAAGCGCAAAATGGAATGGTATTAGCCTATAAATTTAGTGGAAAACGATTTGATTGTGGTAGTGTCGAGGGATTTGTTGAAGCAACAAATTATTTTTTTGATAAGGCAAAAATATGA
- the cysD gene encoding sulfate adenylyltransferase subunit CysD: MTHLEQLEAEAIHIIREVVAEFDNPAMLYSVGKDSSVMLHLAQKAFSPAPPPFPLVHVDTMWKFHEMIEFRDRRAKEVGMDLIVYVNPQGQEMNINPFEHGSALHTDIMKTEGLKQMLDIYKFDAVFGGARRDEEKSRAKERIYSFRDKYHRWDPKNQRPELWNIYNGRHHNGESIRVFPLSNWTELDIWQYIYLEQIPIPSLYFAAEREVVEMGGTLIMVDDERMPEELRKTAKKELVRFRTLGCYPLTGAVESNAITLPEIIQEMLLTKTSERQGRLIDSDSAGSMEKKKIEGYF, translated from the coding sequence ATGACTCATTTGGAGCAATTAGAAGCTGAAGCAATTCATATAATACGCGAAGTAGTTGCTGAATTTGATAACCCTGCAATGCTTTATTCGGTTGGCAAAGATTCTTCTGTGATGCTTCATTTGGCACAAAAAGCATTTTCTCCAGCACCTCCTCCATTTCCACTTGTACATGTGGATACTATGTGGAAGTTTCATGAAATGATCGAATTTCGGGATCGCCGTGCTAAAGAAGTAGGAATGGATTTAATTGTCTATGTTAATCCTCAAGGGCAAGAGATGAACATCAATCCATTTGAGCATGGTTCTGCATTGCATACGGACATTATGAAAACTGAAGGACTTAAGCAGATGCTTGATATCTATAAGTTTGATGCAGTATTTGGTGGAGCACGTCGGGATGAAGAAAAAAGTCGTGCAAAAGAACGTATTTACTCTTTCCGTGACAAATATCATCGATGGGATCCTAAAAATCAGCGTCCGGAACTTTGGAATATATATAATGGACGACATCATAATGGTGAAAGTATTCGGGTATTTCCCCTTTCTAACTGGACAGAATTAGATATTTGGCAATATATCTATCTTGAACAAATACCTATTCCATCGCTTTATTTCGCTGCGGAGCGTGAAGTTGTTGAAATGGGTGGAACATTGATTATGGTTGATGATGAACGTATGCCTGAAGAACTTCGTAAAACGGCTAAAAAAGAGTTAGTTCGTTTTCGTACGCTTGGGTGTTATCCACTCACAGGTGCAGTAGAGTCAAATGCGATTACGTTACCTGAAATTATTCAAGAGATGCTCCTTACAAAAACTTCTGAACGTCAAGGACGATTAATCGATAGTGATTCAGCAGGATCAATGGAAAAGAAAAAAATTGAGGGATATTTTTAA
- the cysN gene encoding sulfate adenylyltransferase subunit CysN, whose translation MAHQSDLIAENIEQYLKEHENKELLRFITCGSVDDGKSTLIGRLLHDSKMIFEDQLAAIEKDSKKSGTQGDEIDLALLVDGLQSEREQGITIDVAYRYFSTEKRKFIIADTPGHEQYTRNMATGASTADLAIILVDARYGVQTQTRRHSYIVSLLGIKNMVVAINKMDLVDFSQERFDAIKKDYETLIPNLPNHTNICFQYIPMSALKGDNVVNSSEFMPWYVEKPLMQILDSVELSSVLTSTSINFRFPVQYVNRPNLDFRGFCGTIASGSVKVGDDITVLPSGKTTKIKSIIPPNILEKGQNTVTLQQAFAPMAITLTTEDEIDISRGDMIVHTDYLPRVSNSLKVMMVWMGEEAMMPGKNYFIKSATTVVGGSFEHINYKVDVNSYERAPVDSLQLNDIASCKLVLNRPIAADSYSHNRYTGSFIVMDRITNSTIGAGMIIDVSRRDQDIISPVDREYTQSEIELNAFIRKNFPEWGCIGIDKLLEKK comes from the coding sequence ATGGCACATCAATCTGATCTTATTGCTGAAAATATTGAGCAATATCTTAAAGAACATGAAAATAAAGAACTACTTCGTTTTATTACGTGCGGCAGTGTAGATGATGGTAAAAGTACCCTCATCGGCAGATTACTTCATGATTCTAAAATGATTTTTGAGGATCAACTTGCAGCTATCGAGAAAGATAGTAAGAAATCAGGTACTCAAGGTGATGAAATTGATTTGGCACTTCTTGTAGACGGACTTCAAAGTGAACGCGAACAAGGAATCACTATCGATGTAGCTTATCGCTATTTTTCTACAGAGAAGCGTAAATTTATTATTGCGGATACGCCAGGGCATGAACAATATACACGTAATATGGCGACAGGTGCATCAACGGCAGATTTAGCAATTATTCTTGTCGATGCACGATATGGTGTACAGACACAAACTCGTCGGCACTCTTATATCGTTTCTCTACTGGGCATTAAAAATATGGTTGTCGCTATCAACAAGATGGACTTGGTTGATTTTTCACAAGAGCGATTTGATGCTATCAAAAAAGATTATGAAACATTGATTCCGAACTTGCCAAATCATACTAATATTTGTTTTCAATATATTCCTATGTCAGCACTTAAAGGCGACAATGTGGTAAACTCGAGTGAGTTTATGCCATGGTATGTTGAAAAGCCATTGATGCAAATACTTGATTCTGTTGAATTATCTTCTGTGTTGACTTCTACTTCGATTAATTTTCGTTTTCCAGTTCAATATGTTAATCGTCCTAATCTTGATTTTAGGGGCTTTTGCGGAACAATTGCTTCAGGGAGTGTTAAAGTTGGTGATGATATCACCGTGCTTCCCTCTGGTAAAACTACTAAAATTAAATCAATAATTCCCCCAAATATATTGGAGAAAGGTCAGAATACTGTTACTCTTCAGCAAGCTTTTGCACCAATGGCGATTACGTTAACAACCGAAGATGAAATTGATATCAGTCGAGGGGATATGATTGTTCATACGGATTATCTCCCTCGTGTTTCTAATAGTTTAAAAGTCATGATGGTGTGGATGGGCGAAGAAGCAATGATGCCAGGTAAAAATTATTTTATTAAATCCGCAACTACCGTTGTTGGTGGTAGTTTTGAACATATCAATTATAAAGTTGATGTGAACAGTTATGAACGAGCACCAGTTGATAGTCTTCAATTAAATGATATCGCATCATGCAAACTAGTATTAAATCGTCCGATTGCAGCAGATTCATACAGTCATAATCGCTACACGGGTAGCTTTATTGTAATGGATCGTATCACTAATTCTACGATTGGTGCTGGAATGATCATAGATGTTAGTCGACGAGATCAGGATATTATATCTCCTGTAGATCGTGAATACACACAGTCTGAAATTGAACTCAATGCATTTATCCGTAAAAATTTCCCTGAATGGGGTTGTATAGGTATCGATAAACTTTTGGAGAAAAAATAA
- a CDS encoding sulfite exporter TauE/SafE family protein — MDGMLILAGALTGLLVGLSGVGGGALMTPLLLLFFGVAPMSAVGTDLWFAAITKIFATRVHNKHGLIDWQVVKRLWIGSLSASTLTILWMKVHPIDDSSVEFLKMTIALAVLITAAGMFFQKPLHALGRKLRTTDGEHFKKFQAPLTIMAGALLGFLVSLTSVGAGALGAVFLAYLYPLRLTPSRLIATDIVHAIPLAIFAGIGHLLIGNVNFGLLGTLLIGSIPAVIIGAMLSSRLSNVVLRVILSFVLLAIGIKLYLSISG; from the coding sequence ATGGATGGCATGCTGATTCTTGCAGGTGCTTTAACAGGACTTTTAGTTGGGCTTAGTGGTGTAGGCGGCGGAGCCCTCATGACACCTCTTTTATTACTATTTTTTGGTGTTGCTCCGATGTCCGCTGTAGGAACTGATTTATGGTTTGCTGCTATTACTAAAATATTTGCAACACGAGTTCATAATAAGCATGGACTAATTGATTGGCAGGTTGTCAAACGGTTATGGATTGGTAGTTTAAGTGCTTCGACATTGACTATACTTTGGATGAAGGTGCATCCTATTGATGATTCATCGGTAGAATTTTTAAAAATGACAATTGCTCTTGCTGTTTTAATAACAGCGGCAGGAATGTTTTTTCAAAAACCTCTTCATGCACTTGGAAGAAAACTTCGAACAACAGATGGAGAACATTTTAAAAAATTTCAAGCCCCGTTAACAATAATGGCGGGTGCTCTCCTTGGCTTTCTTGTATCGTTGACATCTGTTGGAGCAGGTGCTTTAGGTGCTGTTTTTTTAGCGTATTTGTATCCGCTTCGATTAACTCCCTCACGTCTTATTGCTACCGATATTGTACATGCTATTCCACTGGCTATTTTCGCTGGAATAGGGCATTTACTGATTGGTAACGTTAACTTTGGTTTATTAGGGACACTGCTTATTGGTTCTATTCCTGCTGTTATCATCGGCGCGATGCTATCATCACGTCTGTCAAATGTTGTTTTACGAGTAATTTTATCATTCGTGTTGCTTGCTATTGGCATTAAACTTTATTTATCGATTAGCGGATAA
- the cysC gene encoding adenylyl-sulfate kinase → MEKNIVWHHHNVTKQERSSQKQQKPCVIWFTGLSGSGKSTIANALERKLYEMGKHTYLLDGDNIRHGVNKDLGFSNEDRIENIRRIGEVSKLFIDAGIIVLSAFISPFISDRAIARSLVASDEFIEVFVDTVLDLCEKRDPKGLYQKARLGEIPSFTGISSPYEAPTTPEIHITTAEYSVDQCVNQIINYLLEKGYIND, encoded by the coding sequence ATGGAGAAAAATATTGTTTGGCACCATCATAATGTGACAAAACAAGAACGCAGTAGTCAAAAGCAGCAAAAACCGTGTGTAATTTGGTTCACAGGCTTAAGCGGTTCAGGAAAATCAACAATTGCTAATGCCTTGGAACGTAAACTATATGAGATGGGTAAACATACTTATCTTCTTGATGGTGATAATATTAGACATGGTGTGAATAAAGATTTGGGGTTTAGTAATGAGGACCGTATAGAGAATATACGTCGTATAGGTGAAGTGAGTAAATTATTCATTGATGCGGGGATTATAGTTCTTTCTGCCTTTATTTCCCCATTTATTTCTGACCGTGCAATAGCACGATCTTTAGTAGCGAGTGATGAATTTATAGAAGTATTTGTAGATACCGTGCTTGATTTATGTGAAAAACGAGATCCAAAAGGTTTATACCAAAAAGCAAGATTAGGAGAGATTCCATCGTTTACCGGTATTAGTTCGCCTTATGAAGCTCCTACAACTCCTGAAATTCATATTACGACTGCTGAATACAGTGTGGATCAATGCGTTAATCAGATTATTAATTATTTACTGGAAAAGGGTTATATAAATGATTGA
- the cysQ gene encoding 3'(2'),5'-bisphosphate nucleotidase CysQ, producing MIEHIKIEDIVQIAKRAGDAIMQIYVKDFSVEFKDDKSPLTEADKKANNIIEDGLNALDKKIPILSEEGKMISYEERKEWEYFWMVDPLDGTKEFIKKNGEFTVNIALIHKNIPILGVVYAPALNEMYWAVEGQGAFKDGHKLPLTINQSPEKKLRIVASKSHLSTETQEYIDQLAQLTESIECVSKGSSLKLCMVAEGSADIYPRLAPTMEWDTAAADAIVRESGKMTYSYPTVEKVVYNKENLLNPWFVVKATL from the coding sequence ATGATTGAACATATAAAAATAGAAGATATTGTTCAGATTGCTAAACGAGCAGGGGACGCTATTATGCAGATATATGTAAAAGATTTTTCAGTCGAATTTAAAGATGATAAAAGTCCATTAACAGAAGCTGACAAAAAAGCAAATAATATCATTGAAGATGGCCTTAATGCTCTTGATAAGAAGATCCCAATTCTTTCGGAAGAAGGTAAAATGATTTCTTATGAAGAACGTAAAGAATGGGAATATTTTTGGATGGTAGATCCGTTAGATGGAACTAAAGAATTTATTAAAAAAAATGGTGAATTTACTGTTAATATCGCATTGATTCACAAAAATATTCCAATATTAGGTGTTGTTTATGCTCCAGCATTAAATGAGATGTATTGGGCTGTAGAGGGACAAGGTGCTTTTAAAGATGGACATAAACTTCCGTTGACTATCAACCAAAGTCCAGAAAAAAAACTTCGTATCGTAGCGAGTAAATCTCATTTAAGTACAGAAACACAAGAGTATATTGATCAGCTTGCGCAATTGACAGAATCGATAGAATGCGTTTCAAAAGGGAGCTCATTAAAGCTATGTATGGTTGCTGAAGGGAGCGCCGATATTTATCCTCGTCTGGCTCCAACTATGGAATGGGATACTGCTGCAGCTGATGCGATTGTACGTGAATCTGGAAAAATGACTTATAGTTATCCGACGGTAGAAAAAGTAGTTTACAATAAAGAAAATCTTTTAAATCCTTGGTTTGTAGTGAAAGCTACTTTGTGA
- a CDS encoding NAD-dependent epimerase/dehydratase family protein, which produces MKKNILITGAKGFIGSNLIKKLEKDNNFVIFQFNRDDSLDNLKSYIHEIDFIFHLAGEVRPTTSDEDMKKSNALLTKQIVEILEMKNMKIPLLMTSSIHAELLKNEYGRSKKEAEQYLQEYAKHSGMPLWIYRLPHVFGEGCKPNYNSAISTWIYNSINDLPITVFDRAIPMTYAYVQDIVDEIINHIANTVSTDSGNIYSPKILYQTTLGEIVDMLDEFKSFETHNDIVFIGENFKNKLHKTYRDYLDNKF; this is translated from the coding sequence ATGAAAAAAAATATTTTAATTACAGGAGCCAAGGGATTTATTGGTTCGAACCTGATTAAAAAGCTTGAAAAAGATAATAATTTTGTTATTTTTCAGTTTAATAGAGATGATTCATTAGATAATTTGAAAAGTTATATTCACGAAATTGATTTTATATTTCATTTAGCAGGCGAAGTACGTCCAACAACTAGTGATGAAGATATGAAAAAAAGTAATGCTTTATTGACAAAACAAATTGTTGAAATACTCGAAATGAAAAATATGAAAATTCCATTATTAATGACATCTTCTATTCATGCTGAATTACTTAAAAATGAATATGGCAGATCAAAAAAAGAGGCTGAACAATATCTTCAAGAGTATGCGAAACATTCTGGTATGCCTTTGTGGATTTATAGATTACCTCATGTTTTTGGAGAAGGGTGTAAACCTAATTACAATTCCGCTATTTCAACATGGATATATAACAGTATTAATGATTTACCTATTACGGTATTTGATCGAGCGATACCCATGACGTATGCATATGTACAAGATATTGTTGATGAGATTATTAATCATATTGCGAATACCGTATCTACTGATTCAGGAAATATATATAGCCCGAAAATATTATATCAAACAACATTGGGCGAAATTGTGGATATGTTAGATGAGTTTAAATCTTTTGAAACTCATAATGATATTGTTTTCATCGGAGAAAATTTTAAAAATAAATTACATAAAACATACAGAGATTATCTTGATAACAAGTTTTAA
- a CDS encoding oligosaccharide flippase family protein — MLYLFPYKWHRETFNEIFTYSVNLQLSSLMTMLLEPISKLMLGHYGNLSMVGLFEMANRLVMQVRSVIVNANQSLVPLLSNLHETEKKKVLGLYFKTTNILIVLSSVVYGILAVSLPFISELWIGELNIYFIDFSFLIVMGMFVNTLIGPVYFTNMATGDVIENTKSQIIIALLNIIFGIFLGIMFHGYGVIFAYASSTMVGSMALLYFFVIKNKIVLELNKLGLYLMGMNIVLACISFIVYRYYEKLYFFDLGISLLLNLLVLWINKRYLIAIIKG; from the coding sequence ATATTATATTTATTTCCTTATAAATGGCACCGAGAAACTTTTAATGAAATCTTTACGTACAGCGTAAACTTACAATTGAGCTCATTGATGACAATGTTATTAGAACCGATATCAAAGCTGATGCTAGGTCATTATGGAAATTTATCGATGGTAGGTTTGTTTGAAATGGCAAATAGGTTAGTCATGCAAGTACGAAGTGTGATCGTAAATGCAAATCAATCATTAGTGCCATTGTTATCAAATTTACATGAAACCGAAAAGAAAAAAGTTTTAGGGCTCTATTTTAAAACAACCAATATTTTAATCGTTCTATCATCTGTCGTATATGGGATTTTAGCAGTATCCCTTCCATTTATTTCAGAATTATGGATAGGTGAATTAAACATCTATTTTATTGATTTTTCTTTTTTAATAGTGATGGGAATGTTTGTAAATACATTGATAGGACCAGTTTATTTTACCAATATGGCAACAGGTGATGTCATTGAAAATACAAAATCTCAAATTATTATTGCCCTTTTAAATATTATCTTTGGTATCTTTTTGGGAATTATGTTCCATGGATATGGTGTTATATTCGCATATGCATCGAGTACTATGGTAGGAAGTATGGCGTTATTGTACTTTTTTGTAATTAAAAACAAAATTGTTCTTGAGCTGAATAAACTGGGGCTATATCTGATGGGTATGAATATTGTTTTGGCATGTATAAGTTTTATAGTCTATAGATATTATGAGAAACTGTATTTTTTTGATTTAGGTATCTCTTTGCTTTTGAATCTTCTTGTTCTATGGATAAATAAAAGATATTTAATAGCGATAATTAAAGGGTAA
- a CDS encoding acyltransferase, which yields MKWIKKIIRNLLYKPYGIKFFGEGSTILFPRKLLNIKHIEIGNNVFIHKHANLFPITSDHGNNFSPIVKIGHNVYIGQYFHMHAMSKVVIEDGCVISDNVYISGASHGFDPNGGHIMKQPLNFADVEIKMNTFIGRNVFISQGVTLGMHCVVGANSVVTKSFPDYSMIAGSPAKLIKKYDVLNQAWIRVNEKN from the coding sequence ATGAAATGGATAAAAAAAATTATCAGGAATTTACTCTATAAGCCGTATGGGATAAAATTTTTTGGTGAGGGTTCTACTATTCTTTTTCCTCGTAAATTGTTAAACATAAAGCATATTGAAATTGGAAATAATGTATTTATTCATAAACATGCCAATCTGTTTCCGATTACTTCGGATCATGGAAATAATTTCTCACCGATAGTCAAAATCGGACATAACGTATACATTGGGCAATATTTTCATATGCATGCGATGTCGAAGGTTGTAATAGAAGATGGGTGTGTGATTAGTGATAATGTATATATTTCAGGTGCATCACATGGATTTGACCCAAATGGCGGGCATATTATGAAGCAACCGTTGAATTTTGCTGATGTTGAAATAAAGATGAATACATTTATCGGGAGAAACGTTTTTATCTCACAGGGTGTGACATTAGGTATGCATTGTGTAGTAGGTGCTAATTCGGTAGTGACAAAATCGTTTCCAGATTATTCTATGATAGCGGGAAGCCCTGCCAAATTAATTAAAAAATACGATGTTTTAAACCAAGCATGGATTCGTGTAAATGAAAAAAATTAA
- a CDS encoding acyltransferase, whose amino-acid sequence MKKIKILLALSWFDKLNYLSNYYWKFKTQFYYQPFFNKIGRGSVIRNPLLLSNTNYISIGKQVFIRDGARIEVIKNSQKKPLLQIGDNTNIEQSAHIICHSKILIGKNCSITGFCCIVDVNHPYDDIDDTRKIGLRIDNSDSFIEIGDNCFLGFRTTIMPNVKLGNNCVVGANTLITKSFPAYSVIAGNPAKMIKRYDLDKKMWKKVDSNENFIE is encoded by the coding sequence ATGAAAAAAATTAAAATCTTGTTGGCGCTTTCATGGTTTGATAAGTTGAATTATCTCTCCAACTATTATTGGAAATTTAAAACACAGTTTTATTATCAACCATTTTTTAATAAAATTGGTCGGGGATCAGTGATTAGGAATCCGCTATTGCTCTCAAATACGAATTATATATCTATTGGCAAACAAGTATTTATTCGTGATGGAGCACGCATAGAAGTTATTAAAAATTCTCAAAAAAAACCTTTGCTTCAAATTGGTGATAATACTAATATCGAACAAAGTGCTCATATCATTTGTCATTCTAAAATACTCATAGGAAAAAATTGTTCTATAACAGGATTTTGTTGTATTGTTGATGTAAATCATCCGTATGATGATATTGATGATACAAGAAAAATAGGGCTTAGGATTGATAATTCTGATTCTTTTATTGAAATTGGTGACAATTGTTTTTTAGGATTTCGAACAACTATCATGCCTAATGTAAAATTGGGAAACAATTGTGTTGTCGGTGCTAATACTTTGATTACAAAGTCGTTTCCTGCTTACAGTGTTATTGCAGGAAATCCCGCTAAAATGATAAAAAGATATGATTTAGATAAAAAAATGTGGAAAAAAGTTGATAGTAATGAAAATTTTATCGAATGA
- a CDS encoding glycosyltransferase family 2 protein: protein MNSIGVVTVTFNSAHVLKDFLDSMAKQTHTNYILYVIDNASDDDTAKIISEVDDARIVYIQNDKNLGVAAGNNQGIVKAIEDGCESILLLNNDTLFETTLFEKMARTLEIHQADIIVPKMYYFDKKNILWFAGGEFDNIFQCDVSHAGFREEDNGQYDRIQTITYAPTCCMLITKQTIEDVGLMDEKYFVYEDDVDFCYRATHIMKKKMIYFPDVTFYHKVGGLTNKEGSSFKSDFAIRMMTRNKVYRCKKYFSFSKAVYLLLMLFRENLKIILQRHYKRSYKSFILMNLSFIKGMFY, encoded by the coding sequence ATGAATAGTATAGGAGTTGTAACCGTAACATTTAATAGCGCACATGTACTGAAAGATTTTTTGGATTCGATGGCAAAACAGACACATACAAATTATATTTTGTATGTTATCGATAATGCTTCAGATGATGATACAGCAAAAATAATTTCAGAAGTAGATGATGCACGTATTGTGTATATACAAAACGATAAAAATTTAGGTGTTGCTGCTGGTAATAATCAAGGTATTGTCAAAGCGATTGAGGATGGATGTGAATCTATCCTTTTACTCAATAATGATACTTTATTTGAAACAACTCTGTTTGAAAAAATGGCTCGAACACTCGAAATACATCAAGCTGATATCATTGTTCCGAAAATGTACTATTTTGATAAAAAAAATATTTTGTGGTTTGCAGGCGGAGAATTTGATAATATATTCCAATGTGATGTCAGTCATGCAGGGTTTAGAGAAGAAGATAACGGTCAATATGATCGCATACAAACTATTACTTATGCGCCAACTTGTTGTATGCTTATTACGAAGCAAACAATTGAAGATGTCGGTTTAATGGATGAAAAATATTTTGTATATGAAGACGATGTCGATTTTTGTTATCGGGCAACACATATAATGAAGAAAAAAATGATCTATTTTCCGGATGTGACTTTTTATCACAAAGTTGGGGGGTTAACGAATAAAGAAGGTTCCTCTTTTAAATCAGATTTTGCAATACGTATGATGACGAGAAATAAAGTTTACAGATGTAAAAAATATTTTTCATTTAGTAAAGCTGTATATTTATTGCTCATGTTATTCAGAGAAAATTTAAAAATCATACTTCAAAGACACTACAAACGCTCATATAAATCATTTATTCTCATGAATCTATCCTTTATAAAAGGGATGTTTTATTGA
- a CDS encoding sulfotransferase, translating into MYPSFIIVGAPKAGTTSLYHYLSEHPEVFMSEPKEVNFFSREEIVEQGLYYNDFKAKNLDEYKKLFADAENAKAIGEGSVSYLFYPNTPRKIKDILPDVKIIMLLREPVERGYSHYLMDYRLGLVSLSYDEIVNKSTHHKHAHLYYQQYVELGLYYEQVKRYLDLFGSEQVKIYFQEDLRQDTEKIILDLYDFLEIDRSIMPNIEREHNAFSMPKSNFVHRLYSSYFIRTIFSFIFSDGIKEKIKNTFFETKKKPKLDETLKQQLLEIYRPDIQKLEQLIGRDLSDWYKENTDA; encoded by the coding sequence ATGTACCCATCATTTATTATTGTTGGTGCACCAAAAGCAGGCACAACTTCTTTATATCATTATCTCTCAGAACATCCGGAAGTTTTTATGAGTGAACCCAAAGAGGTCAACTTTTTTTCTAGAGAAGAGATAGTGGAACAAGGTTTATATTACAATGATTTTAAGGCTAAAAATCTGGATGAATATAAAAAACTTTTTGCTGATGCAGAAAATGCAAAAGCGATTGGTGAAGGGAGTGTATCCTACCTTTTTTATCCCAATACTCCGAGAAAGATAAAGGATATATTGCCGGATGTTAAAATAATTATGTTGCTTCGAGAGCCTGTAGAAAGAGGTTATTCTCATTATTTAATGGATTATAGATTAGGACTTGTATCTTTAAGTTATGATGAAATAGTTAATAAAAGTACTCATCATAAACATGCACATCTGTATTATCAACAATATGTTGAGTTGGGACTTTATTATGAACAAGTAAAACGCTATTTGGATTTATTTGGCTCAGAACAAGTCAAAATCTATTTTCAGGAAGATTTACGTCAGGATACAGAAAAAATAATTTTAGATCTTTATGATTTTTTAGAGATAGATCGATCCATTATGCCTAATATTGAACGTGAACACAACGCTTTTTCAATGCCTAAAAGTAATTTTGTGCATAGATTGTATTCATCATATTTTATTCGCACAATTTTTTCTTTTATTTTTTCCGATGGAATAAAAGAAAAAATAAAAAATACATTTTTTGAAACAAAAAAGAAACCGAAATTGGATGAGACGCTGAAACAACAGTTGCTGGAAATTTATCGACCAGATATACAAAAATTGGAGCAATTGATCGGTCGTGACCTTTCTGATTGGTACAAGGAAAATACTGATGCGTGA
- a CDS encoding acyltransferase, translating into MREEAKRNYGFKRFVRKMLLAFAKSGILPGSLRVKLVKLSGVNFVNSSSVFIGEDVTFDNIYPEYITIGNRVRITAGTKIITHFLDVTKPPFSFYTGNIIIGDNVFIGVNTIICKECRIGNNVVVAAGSVVTKDIPDNWIVGGVPAKKIGERVIND; encoded by the coding sequence ATGCGTGAAGAAGCAAAGCGAAATTATGGGTTCAAACGTTTTGTGAGAAAAATGTTGTTGGCTTTTGCAAAATCAGGTATATTACCCGGTTCATTACGTGTTAAGTTGGTTAAGTTATCAGGTGTAAACTTTGTTAATTCATCGAGTGTATTTATAGGTGAAGATGTCACTTTTGATAATATATATCCTGAATATATCACTATAGGTAATAGAGTTCGGATTACTGCAGGTACAAAAATCATCACCCATTTTTTAGATGTTACCAAGCCTCCGTTTAGCTTTTATACGGGAAATATTATTATTGGAGATAATGTTTTTATTGGAGTAAATACTATTATTTGTAAAGAATGCAGAATCGGTAATAATGTTGTTGTTGCGGCAGGTTCTGTAGTTACAAAAGATATACCGGATAACTGGATTGTTGGTGGTGTACCGGCAAAAAAAATAGGGGAACGGGTGATAAATGACTAA